The Flavobacterium sp. 140616W15 sequence AACGCTTCTTAGAATTGATTAAAAATGCATTAATAATTCAGAAACCTCGGAAAGCTACAAAGATTCCTAAATCTGTAATTCGTAAGCGAATTAAGGATAAAAAAAATGTTTCAGAGATTAAGCAATCTCGTAAAAAGCCAAAATTAGATTAATGTTTTTTTGATTTTAATTAATTTAAAAAATCAAACAGGCAAACAGGTAGAAAATCTAAAAATCTTTTCTACTTTTGCCACGTCTCAAAGGGGTGCTCTAAATAACGAGCTGAGATCATACCCAAAGAACCTGAGCAAGTAATGTTGCTAAGGGAAAAAATGACAATTGTTGGCGTACATGCTGTATTTTGTCATGGAACAATCATTTATTAATTTAACAAAAGAATAATTCCCCCTTTTATTCGTAATTTTTTTACGGATGAAAACTATTTTTCAAAAAGGTACTTTTATAGGTACAAAGGTTCAAAGGTTCAAAGGTTCAGAGTTGAGCCGAAAACCTATTTTCTATTCTCTATTCTCTATCTTCTATTTTCTCTTTTCTTTTGCACAAGTACAAGATACTACCAAGGTTCAAAGGTTCAAAGGTTCAGAGTTGAGCCGAAAACCTATTTTCTATTCTCTATTCTCTATCTTCTATTCTCTCTTTTCTTTTGCACAAGTACAAGATACTACCAAAGTCAATAAGCTTGATGATGTGTTGGTTTCTGCTGTTCGTGTTACTATAAAAACACCTGTTTCCTTTAGTAATATGGATAAAAAAGAAATCAAATTCAGAAATTTAGGTCAAGATATTCCAATTTTAATGAACTATTTGCCCTCAGTAGTTACTACTTCTGATGCAGGAAATGGTATGGGATATACCGGAATTAGAGTGCGTGGTAGCGATGCAACGAGAGTTAATGTTACGATTAACGGGATTCCGTACAATGATTCCGAAAGCCAAGGTACATTTTGGGTTAATATGCCCGATTTTGCTTCTTCTGTAGAGAGTTTGCAATTACAGCGAGGCGTTGGGACTTCTACAAATGGTTCAGGAGCTTTTGGAGCCAGCTTAAATATGCTGACTGACAATTACGCTTCAAAAGGGAATGGTGAAATTTCAAATTCTTTTGGTAGTTTCAATTCTCATAAACATAATGTAAAGTTTAGCACTGGTCTATTAAATGATCATTTTGAAATCGCAGGACGTTTGTCTGTAATAAAATCGGATGGTTATGTGGATAGAGCAAGTTCAGATCTAAAATCTTATTTTCTACAAGGAACTTATGTAGGTAAAAAGACTTTAATTAAAGCATTGGTATTTGGAGGGAATCAAAGAACATATCAATCTTGGAACGGAATTGATGCTGAAAAACTAAATACAGATAGAACTTATAATTCTGCGGGAAAGTACAAAGATGAAGCTGGTAATATTCGTTATTATGATAATGAAACTGATAATTATAAACAAGACCATTACCAGTTGCATTGGAATGAATCTCTTACTGATAAATGGAGTACTAATTTAGCATTTCATTATACAAAAGGATTAGGCTATTATGAGAATTATAAATACGATACACCTGTTGAAGGTTATGGAGGAATTGAGCCTACTAAAATGGTTGAAAATGATAAAGGAGAATTAGTTCCAGGAACAGATTTAATTCGTCAGAAATGGTTAGATAATGATTTTTACGGAACCACTTTTTCGGCAAAATATAAAGAGGAGAAGTTAGATGTTATTTTGGGTGGAGGCTGGAATAAGTACGAAGGAGATCATTTCGGAAAAGTAATCTGGGCGCGAAATATGGGAAAGGTTGAGTTAGGAGATCATTATTATGATGATTATTCCGCTAAGACTGATGGAAATATTTTTGCGAAAGCCAATTATCAAGTTACAGAAAAATTAAGTTTTTACGGAGATTTACAATACAGACGAGTTACTTATAAAGCCAATAGTAATGAAACGGGTGTAGTAGATGATACTTTTAATTTCTTTAATCCTAAAGCGGGCTTGAATTATGAGCTCAATGAAAATAGTACTTTGTATTTTTCGTATGCAAGAGCTAATCGAGAGCCAAATAGAACCGATTACGAAGGCGGAAATGTCAAGCCAGAGAAATTGAATGATTTTGAATTAGGTTGGAGATTCAATTCAGAGAAATTCCAATTGAGTTCGAATGTTTATTATATGGGATACAAAGATCAATTGATTCTAACAGGAAGATTAGATGATGTTGGTGCGCCAATACGCTCTAATACTGATAAAAGTTACCGTTTAGGATTAGAGGTTGATGCGACGATTAAATTGTCTGAAAAATTCTTACTTCGACCTAACTTTACATTAAGCAGTAATAAAAATGTTGATTTAGCTGTTGAGGGACAAAATTATGGAACAACAGATATTGCTTATTCTCCGTCTGTAATTGCAGGGAATATTATTGTTTATAGCCCGATTAAGAGTTTGCATATTTCATTATTGCAGAAATTTGTTGGAGAACAATACATGAACAATATAGAATTGCGAGAAGCTAAACTAGCCGATTATTTTGTAAACGATTTTAATGTTTCTTATGAAATAAAGCCAAAATCTATTTTCAAATCAATTCTGATTACAGGGTTGGTGAATAATATTCTGGACAAAAAATATGTTTCAAATGGAGCTATGTGGGATATTTATCCGTCGTATTATCCTCAGGCAGGAATTAACTTCTTAGCAGGATTAACTTTGAAATTTTAAAGAAAATTTTAAGAAAAATAAAAAATCCTGAAAGTTTAAACTTTCAGGATTTTTTATTTTTAGTTGTAGATACGCAATACATTTCCAGCGGCATCGACACGATATTGTTTCATAGGATATTCTAAATCACCTAATCCTGTAAATAGATTGTACTTGCTTTTATCGCAAGAGCAAATTGCCATAATGCCATCAATAGTCATAGGTTTGCAACTTGCTAAGGCTTGATTAGGACATGCAGCATCAAAAGCATTATACGTTCCTTCACCTGTTCTCATTATAATTATACCTTTTGCACCATAGTTAGGAATGTAAACAGGGCTACTAGTGAATTTTAAGTTACTGTACAAAGGTAAATTTGTATCTATAGTAAGATTTACAGAATAATTCGGAATATTTGGGTTCTTACTTCTCTCGCGACTATTGCTGCAAGATACAAGTAAGACAATAAACAGGGGTAAAAACCAGATTTTTTTCATTATTGTAAAAAGAATTAGTGAAACAAAAATAATTTAATTAGATTTGAAATCTATATGATTAACATATAATTATGTACTATTAAAAATAATAGTATATTTGTAATAAGAAATCCCGTCCCGATGGGATTTTTTCTATTTATATAAACGATGAAGTTATGAGTAAAGTATCTTATTATACAGCAGAAGGATTAAAAAAGTTAAAAGATGAATTGGAGCACTTAAAAAGTGTAATGCGTCCAAAAGCATCTCAAGATATAGCCGAAGCAAGAGATAAAGGTGATTTATCTGAAAACGCCGAATATGATGCGGCAAAAGAAGCCCAAGGCTTACTTGAAATGAGAATTTCTAAGCTAGAAGAGGTGTATTCAAACGCTAGATTAATCGATGAGTCGCAATTAGACGTTTCTAAAGCATTGGTGCTTTCTAATGTGAAAATCAAAAACCAAAGCAACGGTATGGAAATGACCTATACTCTTGTTGCAGAAAGTGAAGCAGATTTAAAAACAGGAAAAATATCAGTTACTTCTCCAATAGGAAAAGGGTTACTAGGAAAATCTGTAGGCGAAGTTGCTGAAATCACTGTTCCGAATGGTGTTTTGAAATTTGAAATATTAGAAATCACAAGAGATTAAATTTTTTTTAAAGTTTAACCGTTAATTTATTTAATCGGTTAAACGGAAAAACGATTAAACAATTAAACAATGTCAACAATATTTACCAAAATAGTAAACGGAGAAATTCCAAGTTATAAAATTACTGAAGATGCTAATTTTTTGGCATTTTTAGATGTAAATCCAAATGCTAAAGGACATACACTTTGTATTCCGAAGCAGGAAATCAATAAGATTTTTGATATGGATGATGAATTATATCTTGGGTTAATGCAGTTTTCTAAGAAAGTTGCTATTGCTTTAGAGAAAACAGTTCCATGTAAAAGAGTTGGAATGGCAGTAGTAGGACTTGAAGTTCCTCATGCACATGTGCATTTAATTCCGCTTAACGAAATGGATGAAATGCGTTTCCATAATAAAGTATCACTTACTAAAGAAGAGTTTGAAGATTTGGCCAAAAGTATTCAGGCAAATTTGTAACCTAAGATTAGTAAGTTTTTAATAAAATAAAACCACAAATTCAATAAAAGAGTTTGTGGTTTTTTCTTTTTATGAAGGAGCGTTTACTTTGTAATTCAGTTGAATGATTGTTCCTTTGCCTACTTCAGATTGTAGAACTTTTATTTTTCCGCTATGATATTCCTCGACAATTCTTTTTGTTAATGAAAGACCTAATCCCCAACCTCTTTTTTTGGTTGTAAAACCAGGTTCAAATATAGTTTTAAATTGGTTTTTAGGAATTCCGATTCCAGTATCTGAAACATTTATTTTTACTATATCTCCGTCTTGTTCAATTTTTAATGCCAAATTACCTTTTCCTTTCATAGCATCAATAGCATTTTTCACCAAGTTTTCGATAGTCCAACTATGAAGAATTGGATTAATCATAACCATAATCGGAGTTTTTGGTATCTGAGATGAGAAATTAACCTGTTTTGAAAAACGAGATTGCAGATAATCGTATGTGTTTAATGTTTCCTCTACGATATCCTTGTTTTCAAGTACAGGAGTAGATCCAATCTTCGAGAAACGATCCGTAATAGTTTGTAATCGTTCAATATCTTTCTCAATCTCAGAAGTAATCGATTCATCAATATTTTCAGTCTTCAATAATTCGACCCAACCAATCAATGAAGATAGGGGAGTTCCTATTTGATGTGCCGTTTCTTTTGCCATTCCTGCCCAGAGTTTATTTTGGGTAGCCATTTTTGTACTTTTGTAAAAATTGTATACCAAACCTGCAAATAAGAAAATAATCAATAACAAAGCAACTGGATAATACTTGAGTTTATTCAATAATTCCGAATTGCCATAATAAAGTTCCTGATGTTTTCCTGGAGCATATTCGATTACAATTGCTTCGTTTTCCCGTTTCAATTTGTTTAAAATCGATGTTGCTTCCTTTTTATCTTTTATGATAGATTCATCAATATTTATGGCACT is a genomic window containing:
- a CDS encoding TonB-dependent receptor; its protein translation is MKTIFQKGTFIGTKVQRFKGSELSRKPIFYSLFSIFYFLFSFAQVQDTTKVQRFKGSELSRKPIFYSLFSIFYSLFSFAQVQDTTKVNKLDDVLVSAVRVTIKTPVSFSNMDKKEIKFRNLGQDIPILMNYLPSVVTTSDAGNGMGYTGIRVRGSDATRVNVTINGIPYNDSESQGTFWVNMPDFASSVESLQLQRGVGTSTNGSGAFGASLNMLTDNYASKGNGEISNSFGSFNSHKHNVKFSTGLLNDHFEIAGRLSVIKSDGYVDRASSDLKSYFLQGTYVGKKTLIKALVFGGNQRTYQSWNGIDAEKLNTDRTYNSAGKYKDEAGNIRYYDNETDNYKQDHYQLHWNESLTDKWSTNLAFHYTKGLGYYENYKYDTPVEGYGGIEPTKMVENDKGELVPGTDLIRQKWLDNDFYGTTFSAKYKEEKLDVILGGGWNKYEGDHFGKVIWARNMGKVELGDHYYDDYSAKTDGNIFAKANYQVTEKLSFYGDLQYRRVTYKANSNETGVVDDTFNFFNPKAGLNYELNENSTLYFSYARANREPNRTDYEGGNVKPEKLNDFELGWRFNSEKFQLSSNVYYMGYKDQLILTGRLDDVGAPIRSNTDKSYRLGLEVDATIKLSEKFLLRPNFTLSSNKNVDLAVEGQNYGTTDIAYSPSVIAGNIIVYSPIKSLHISLLQKFVGEQYMNNIELREAKLADYFVNDFNVSYEIKPKSIFKSILITGLVNNILDKKYVSNGAMWDIYPSYYPQAGINFLAGLTLKF
- the greA gene encoding transcription elongation factor GreA, which gives rise to MSKVSYYTAEGLKKLKDELEHLKSVMRPKASQDIAEARDKGDLSENAEYDAAKEAQGLLEMRISKLEEVYSNARLIDESQLDVSKALVLSNVKIKNQSNGMEMTYTLVAESEADLKTGKISVTSPIGKGLLGKSVGEVAEITVPNGVLKFEILEITRD
- a CDS encoding HIT family protein; translation: MSTIFTKIVNGEIPSYKITEDANFLAFLDVNPNAKGHTLCIPKQEINKIFDMDDELYLGLMQFSKKVAIALEKTVPCKRVGMAVVGLEVPHAHVHLIPLNEMDEMRFHNKVSLTKEEFEDLAKSIQANL
- a CDS encoding PAS domain-containing sensor histidine kinase; its protein translation is MFFSERRNTTRWIIICASFLIISLILWNTYTFFQIFKNEERLKMNLWANAQKTLINADENSDVELPLQIFSNNTSIPIILTEKDSIISAINIDESIIKDKKEATSILNKLKRENEAIVIEYAPGKHQELYYGNSELLNKLKYYPVALLLIIFLFAGLVYNFYKSTKMATQNKLWAGMAKETAHQIGTPLSSLIGWVELLKTENIDESITSEIEKDIERLQTITDRFSKIGSTPVLENKDIVEETLNTYDYLQSRFSKQVNFSSQIPKTPIMVMINPILHSWTIENLVKNAIDAMKGKGNLALKIEQDGDIVKINVSDTGIGIPKNQFKTIFEPGFTTKKRGWGLGLSLTKRIVEEYHSGKIKVLQSEVGKGTIIQLNYKVNAPS